The following proteins are encoded in a genomic region of Sebastes fasciatus isolate fSebFas1 chromosome 12, fSebFas1.pri, whole genome shotgun sequence:
- the rbm24b gene encoding RNA-binding protein 24b isoform X2 — MMHSAQKDTTFTKIFVGGLPYHTTDSSLRKYFEVFGDIEEAVVITDRQTGKSRGYGFVTMADRTSADRACKDPNPIIDGRKANVNLAYLGAKPRVIQPGFAFGMPQIHPAFIQRPYGVPAHYVYPQAFVQPSMMIPHVQPSAATATAAAAATSPYLDYTGAAYAQYSAAATAAAAAAAYEQYPYAASPAPTSYMTAAGYGYAVQQPLATAATPGAAAAAAAFSQYQPQQLQTDRMQ; from the exons ATGATGCACTCGGCACAGAAAGACACCACGTTCACCAAGATCTTTGTGGGAGGTCTTCCTTATCACACTACCGACTCAAGTCTCAGGAAATACTTCGAAGTGTTTGGAGACATCGAGGAGGCTGTTGTCATCACCGATCGGCAGACGGGCAAATCCAGAGGCTATGGATTT GTGACCATGGCAGACCGGACCTCTGCTGACCGAGCCTGCAAGGACCCCAACCCCATAATAGATGGCAGGAAAGCCAATGTGAACCTGGCCTACCTGGGGGCCAAGCCCAGGGTCATACAGCCAG GATTTGCATTTGGCATGCCTCAGATCCATCCAGCGTTCATCCAAAGACCTTACGG AGTCCCTGCACACTACGTCTACCCTCAGGCCTTTGTCCAACCCAGCATGATGATCCCTCATGTACAACCTTCTGCTGCTACagcaacagctgctgctgctgccacttcCCCATACCTTGACTATACTGGTGCAGCGTATGCACAGTACTCTGCGGCTGCCAccgctgccgccgccgctgctgcatATGAGCAGTATCCGTACGCGGCCTCACCAGCACCAACAAGCTACATGACTGCAGCAGGGTATGGATACGCTGTCCAGCAGCCACTCGCCACTGCTGCCACCCCAGgagctgccgctgctgctgccgccttcAGCCAGTATCAACCtcagcagctccagacagatcgCATGCAGTAA
- the rbm24b gene encoding RNA-binding protein 24b isoform X1 has product MMHSAQKDTTFTKIFVGGLPYHTTDSSLRKYFEVFGDIEEAVVITDRQTGKSRGYGFVTMADRTSADRACKDPNPIIDGRKANVNLAYLGAKPRVIQPGEGLDYSFLSQLQDNQGFAFGMPQIHPAFIQRPYGVPAHYVYPQAFVQPSMMIPHVQPSAATATAAAAATSPYLDYTGAAYAQYSAAATAAAAAAAYEQYPYAASPAPTSYMTAAGYGYAVQQPLATAATPGAAAAAAAFSQYQPQQLQTDRMQ; this is encoded by the exons ATGATGCACTCGGCACAGAAAGACACCACGTTCACCAAGATCTTTGTGGGAGGTCTTCCTTATCACACTACCGACTCAAGTCTCAGGAAATACTTCGAAGTGTTTGGAGACATCGAGGAGGCTGTTGTCATCACCGATCGGCAGACGGGCAAATCCAGAGGCTATGGATTT GTGACCATGGCAGACCGGACCTCTGCTGACCGAGCCTGCAAGGACCCCAACCCCATAATAGATGGCAGGAAAGCCAATGTGAACCTGGCCTACCTGGGGGCCAAGCCCAGGGTCATACAGCCAGGTGAGGGACTGGACTACAGCTTTCTTTCCCAACTCCAAGATAATCAAG GATTTGCATTTGGCATGCCTCAGATCCATCCAGCGTTCATCCAAAGACCTTACGG AGTCCCTGCACACTACGTCTACCCTCAGGCCTTTGTCCAACCCAGCATGATGATCCCTCATGTACAACCTTCTGCTGCTACagcaacagctgctgctgctgccacttcCCCATACCTTGACTATACTGGTGCAGCGTATGCACAGTACTCTGCGGCTGCCAccgctgccgccgccgctgctgcatATGAGCAGTATCCGTACGCGGCCTCACCAGCACCAACAAGCTACATGACTGCAGCAGGGTATGGATACGCTGTCCAGCAGCCACTCGCCACTGCTGCCACCCCAGgagctgccgctgctgctgccgccttcAGCCAGTATCAACCtcagcagctccagacagatcgCATGCAGTAA